The Benincasa hispida cultivar B227 chromosome 11, ASM972705v1, whole genome shotgun sequence genome has a segment encoding these proteins:
- the LOC120091341 gene encoding 14 kDa proline-rich protein DC2.15-like, producing MASKISSATSLLLLFNLLFFTMVTSTYVPCPPPPPKHPKGVPSKQPAPQPRCPKDTLKLGVCADLLDGLVHLVIGKPPKTPCCTLIQDIADLEAAVCLCTVIKAKALGLNIDLSVSLSLLLNYCGKKVPYGFQCPA from the coding sequence ATGGCTTCCAAAATTTCCTCAGCCACTTCCCTTCTCCTCCTCTTCAACCTCCTCTTCTTCACTATGGTCACCTCCACCTACGTCCCTTGCCCGCCGCCACCACCGAAGCACCCTAAGGGCGTTCCCTCGAAGCAACCGGCGCCACAGCCTCGGTGCCCGAAGGACACTCTCAAGCTCGGCGTTTGCGCGGACTTGCTCGACGGTCTAGTGCACTTGGTGATCGGTAAGCCACCGAAAACTCCATGTTGCACCCTAATCCAGGACATAGCTGATCTTGAAGCTGCTGTTTGTCTTTGTACCGTCATTAAAGCCAAAGCCTTAGGGCTCAACATTGACCTCTCAGTTTCCCTCAGCTTACTCTTGAACTATTGTGGAAAGAAGGTTCCATATGGCTTCCAATGCCCAGCTTGA